A stretch of Chelativorans sp. AA-79 DNA encodes these proteins:
- a CDS encoding IS481 family transposase, translating to MGQVHHGSATTTAAVRRAIQHGQESLRTLARRYGINQKTVAKWKKRTSVADLPTGPKEPHSTVLSLEDEAVIVAFRKHTLLPLDDCLYALQATIPHLSRSSLHRCLERHGISRLPDVEGDKPVRKKFKSYPIGYFHIDIAEVQTAEGKLYLFVAIDRTSKFAFAQLHLKAGKMIAAQFLRDLVAAVPYTIHTVLTDNGIQFTNHARHKYAFHHIFDRVCDDNGIEHRLTKINHPWTNGQVERMNRTIKEATVKRFHYDNHDQLRRHLQDFIDAYNFGRRLKTLKGLTPYEFICKRWTSEPDRFILDPIHQMPELNT from the coding sequence ATGGGACAAGTTCACCACGGGAGCGCCACGACGACAGCGGCAGTCCGTCGAGCGATACAACATGGTCAAGAGAGCCTGAGGACACTGGCCAGGCGCTACGGGATCAACCAGAAGACTGTGGCGAAATGGAAAAAGCGCACATCGGTTGCCGATTTGCCGACCGGGCCGAAGGAACCGCATTCCACGGTGCTATCGCTGGAGGATGAGGCCGTCATCGTCGCCTTCCGCAAGCATACGCTGCTGCCGCTCGATGACTGCCTCTATGCCCTTCAGGCGACGATCCCGCATCTGTCCCGATCATCGTTGCATCGCTGTCTGGAGCGTCATGGCATCTCGCGGCTGCCCGATGTCGAAGGCGACAAGCCAGTCCGGAAGAAGTTCAAGAGCTATCCGATCGGCTACTTCCACATCGACATCGCAGAGGTGCAGACGGCTGAGGGCAAGCTCTATCTGTTCGTGGCCATCGACCGGACATCAAAGTTCGCTTTCGCCCAACTCCATCTCAAAGCCGGCAAGATGATTGCGGCGCAGTTCCTGCGCGATCTCGTCGCGGCGGTGCCCTACACCATCCACACCGTACTGACCGACAACGGCATCCAGTTCACCAACCACGCCCGTCACAAATATGCGTTCCACCACATCTTCGACCGGGTCTGCGACGACAACGGCATCGAACACAGGCTCACCAAAATCAACCATCCGTGGACGAACGGACAGGTGGAACGGATGAACCGGACCATCAAGGAGGCGACTGTCAAGCGCTTCCACTACGACAATCATGACCAACTGCGCCGGCATCTTCAGGACTTCATCGACGCATACAACTTCGGGCGAAGGCTGAAGACGCTCAAAGGCCTCACACCTTACGAGTTCATCTGCAAACGATGGACTTCAGAGCCGGATCGATTCATCCTCGACCCAATCCATCAAATGCCGGAACTGAACACCTAG
- the ugpC gene encoding sn-glycerol-3-phosphate ABC transporter ATP-binding protein UgpC, with product MSNVSLRGLKKSYGSVEVIPSLDLDIRSGEFVVLVGPSGSGKSTLLRMIAGLESIGAGTVSVEGEDVTQRDPGDRDMAMVFQSYALYPHMTVAENMTFALRMRGMDKTTIGERLTESVRMLSLEGLEHRKPGQLSGGQRQRVAMGRAIVRQPRVFLFDEPLSNLDAKLRARTRIELRELHEKLGATSIFVTHDQIEAMTMADRIVLLEKGRIQQVGSPREIYERPRNTFVASFIGSPEINMMEGKLWFDNGTAWFEQLVLRSRGSESASLAGVAAGGYTLGIRPEGFDIAREPLEGSVPMVVGAVEYTGSDTYAFGKSPMGDLTVKIAADFQAVAETLHTGETLHVKALADGWHLFDSSGERVTGG from the coding sequence ATGTCTAACGTTTCGCTGAGAGGCCTGAAAAAGTCCTACGGGAGCGTCGAGGTCATCCCGTCGCTCGACCTCGATATTCGCTCGGGCGAGTTTGTCGTGCTGGTCGGTCCCTCGGGCAGCGGCAAATCCACGCTGCTGAGGATGATCGCGGGACTGGAAAGCATCGGTGCCGGCACCGTCAGCGTAGAGGGGGAGGACGTCACGCAACGCGATCCGGGCGACCGCGACATGGCGATGGTGTTCCAATCCTACGCGCTTTACCCGCATATGACGGTCGCGGAGAACATGACATTTGCGCTGCGCATGCGCGGCATGGACAAGACCACGATCGGCGAGCGGCTGACCGAGTCGGTGCGAATGCTGTCCCTAGAGGGGCTTGAGCACCGCAAGCCCGGACAACTGTCCGGCGGACAGAGGCAGCGCGTGGCGATGGGCCGGGCAATCGTGCGTCAGCCGCGGGTATTCCTCTTCGACGAGCCGCTCTCCAACCTGGATGCGAAACTGCGCGCCAGAACCCGTATCGAACTGCGTGAGCTGCACGAAAAGTTGGGCGCGACCTCCATCTTCGTCACGCATGATCAGATCGAGGCCATGACGATGGCCGACCGCATCGTGCTGCTTGAGAAGGGGCGTATCCAGCAGGTTGGTTCTCCGCGTGAAATATACGAGAGGCCGCGCAACACCTTCGTCGCCAGCTTCATCGGCTCTCCCGAGATCAACATGATGGAAGGAAAGCTGTGGTTCGACAACGGCACGGCCTGGTTCGAACAGCTCGTTCTTAGGTCGCGCGGGTCGGAGTCCGCCTCGCTTGCGGGCGTGGCCGCCGGTGGCTATACGCTTGGCATCCGTCCCGAGGGTTTCGATATAGCGCGCGAACCACTGGAGGGCAGCGTGCCGATGGTGGTGGGAGCGGTCGAATACACCGGTTCCGATACCTATGCATTCGGGAAAAGCCCAATGGGCGATCTAACGGTCAAGATTGCGGCCGACTTTCAGGCTGTAGCCGAGACGCTTCACACGGGAGAGACACTTCATGTCAAAGCTCTGGCCGACGGCTGGCACCTGTTCGATTCTTCGGGCGAGCGCGTCACCGGCGGTTGA
- a CDS encoding LysR family transcriptional regulator, whose protein sequence is MDQIWRLKHFLAVAEVGSVQGAARSLHISQPALSKSLRLLEEHLQTALFDRSARGVVLTPMGEAFYRRAREIQSEWDSSLIELSATRDGARGELRIGMGPTYQAVFMRRVLARLARDYPNLRVSVRTGVGALLIPALQAGEISLYAGGLGSYEEYPGEGLQEVFLYNQSNCIVASRDSDLSARDEVAVDDLAKHPWVMLSYDSIAIERIGRLFRSAGLAPPQSTVSTQSLNLAIELVRKDGFLTSLPRPLVHPNINPEVCPLYVSTYDWTIRSGVTYRSSMRSLEPVKAILEMLKQDVAQLGFA, encoded by the coding sequence ATGGATCAGATTTGGCGCCTCAAACACTTCCTTGCGGTTGCCGAGGTCGGCAGCGTCCAAGGTGCCGCTCGCAGTCTGCACATTAGTCAGCCTGCCCTCTCCAAGTCGCTTCGGTTGCTTGAGGAGCATCTGCAGACGGCGCTCTTCGATCGCTCGGCCAGGGGCGTGGTCCTGACGCCGATGGGAGAGGCGTTCTACCGGCGGGCACGGGAGATCCAATCCGAGTGGGACAGTTCACTGATCGAACTCAGCGCGACTCGCGATGGCGCGCGCGGGGAACTGCGCATCGGGATGGGACCAACCTACCAGGCCGTCTTCATGCGGCGTGTCCTGGCCCGGCTCGCGCGCGATTATCCCAACCTGCGCGTGTCCGTTCGCACGGGCGTCGGCGCGCTGCTCATTCCGGCGCTGCAGGCGGGCGAAATCAGCCTCTATGCCGGCGGTTTGGGGTCGTATGAAGAATACCCCGGAGAAGGCCTGCAAGAGGTTTTCCTCTACAACCAGTCGAACTGCATCGTCGCGTCGAGGGACAGCGACCTAAGCGCGCGGGACGAGGTCGCGGTTGATGATCTAGCCAAACATCCCTGGGTCATGTTGAGTTACGACAGCATCGCGATAGAGCGGATCGGCCGGCTCTTCCGGTCGGCGGGGCTGGCGCCGCCGCAGTCGACCGTCTCCACCCAATCCCTGAATCTGGCTATTGAACTCGTGCGTAAGGACGGTTTTCTTACCAGTCTCCCGCGTCCCTTGGTGCATCCGAACATTAATCCGGAGGTGTGCCCGCTCTATGTCAGCACATACGACTGGACGATCAGAAGCGGCGTGACCTACCGCAGTTCCATGCGCTCGCTCGAACCGGTGAAAGCCATACTCGAGATGCTGAAGCAGGATGTCGCCCAGTTGGGCTTCGCTTAA
- a CDS encoding MarR family transcriptional regulator, with the protein MTEQDNPVQDFVETIGLRFQDQQMPRIAGRLFGLLLVEGGPFSFGELADRLQVSRGSISTNARLLDDLGLIERVAKPGDRQDYYRIAPEGLVSLFRKQLAKLRWSGEYYRSTAEQLPDHMHQAKRRLIVAATYAQKAAEGLERGLAEAEAIQEEQSVA; encoded by the coding sequence ATGACCGAGCAAGATAACCCCGTGCAAGACTTTGTCGAAACGATAGGCCTGCGGTTCCAGGACCAGCAGATGCCGCGCATCGCCGGCCGTCTGTTCGGGCTGCTGCTGGTCGAGGGCGGTCCGTTCAGCTTCGGCGAGCTGGCCGATCGTCTTCAGGTCAGCCGGGGGAGCATCAGCACAAATGCCCGGCTGCTCGACGATCTCGGACTGATCGAGCGTGTGGCGAAGCCGGGTGACCGGCAGGACTATTATCGCATCGCGCCCGAGGGGCTGGTCAGCCTCTTCCGGAAGCAGCTCGCGAAATTGAGGTGGTCCGGCGAGTATTACCGGAGCACCGCCGAGCAGCTTCCCGATCACATGCACCAGGCCAAGCGCCGTCTGATTGTGGCCGCAACTTATGCGCAAAAGGCCGCTGAAGGCCTCGAACGCGGCCTGGCTGAGGCTGAGGCGATCCAGGAAGAGCAGAGCGTAGCCTAA
- a CDS encoding formylglycine-generating enzyme family protein, which produces MNIPISHRKETVRAYATDTKRNCCALPQRHVNATSAEQKGGTSSFPPGRPANVIRVCGGRSFVGTNAPKIPEDGEGPERAVVLTDFALEAETVTVRRFAEFIEATGYVTEAERFGWSAVFFGDADHLKAARAAGAELPWWHRVDGACWRQPEGPGSCVDERQDHPVTQVSWNDAIAFATWVGGRLPSEAEWEHAARGGSLRRRFPWGDKEPDDTTIFCNIWQGRFPEENTVCDGYERTAPVRSFEPNDLGFYNMCGNVWEWTKDAFRLRSISRRAKERNAQALARSEKVLKGGSFLCHASYCYRYRIAARMALSPDSAASNVGFRVTYEVR; this is translated from the coding sequence ATGAACATTCCAATCAGCCACAGGAAGGAAACTGTCCGAGCGTACGCAACGGACACGAAGCGCAACTGCTGTGCTCTGCCGCAGCGGCATGTAAATGCCACGTCGGCAGAGCAGAAAGGTGGTACTTCCTCGTTTCCCCCCGGGCGACCCGCAAACGTAATCCGCGTTTGCGGTGGCAGGAGTTTTGTCGGGACGAATGCACCGAAAATACCTGAGGATGGGGAAGGGCCCGAGCGTGCCGTAGTACTTACCGATTTCGCACTGGAGGCCGAAACGGTAACCGTGAGACGGTTTGCTGAATTCATCGAGGCGACCGGCTATGTCACAGAGGCCGAGCGTTTCGGTTGGTCGGCTGTGTTTTTTGGCGACGCCGATCATCTCAAGGCGGCCCGGGCTGCCGGAGCAGAACTGCCATGGTGGCATCGGGTGGACGGTGCTTGCTGGCGACAACCTGAAGGACCGGGAAGTTGCGTCGACGAACGCCAGGATCATCCAGTGACACAAGTCTCATGGAACGACGCCATTGCTTTTGCCACCTGGGTTGGCGGGCGCTTGCCGAGCGAAGCTGAATGGGAACATGCGGCGCGAGGTGGGAGCCTGCGCCGGCGCTTCCCCTGGGGAGACAAGGAGCCGGATGACACGACCATTTTTTGTAATATCTGGCAGGGCCGATTTCCTGAAGAGAATACGGTCTGTGATGGCTATGAGCGCACCGCGCCAGTCAGGAGTTTTGAGCCCAATGACTTGGGATTCTACAACATGTGCGGCAATGTCTGGGAATGGACGAAAGATGCTTTCCGGCTGCGTTCAATATCCAGGCGCGCCAAGGAACGCAATGCGCAGGCACTTGCCCGTTCGGAAAAGGTTCTGAAAGGCGGCTCTTTCCTTTGCCATGCGAGTTACTGCTATCGCTATCGGATCGCCGCCCGTATGGCACTCTCGCCCGACAGCGCGGCCAGCAATGTGGGTTTCAGAGTAACCTACGAAGTCCGTTAG
- a CDS encoding DUF4432 family protein, translated as MLPAPSVLRSLVGDLKQVASLRRVTLMDGPEAGVEALVFSTGGGLDFWVVPGRMLDIAALSWHGSQIAWQSPAGMRPVDVSGGDQRVFEHGFGGFLNTCGFDHIRQPVDGLPLHGSAPFTPARLLSFGENWDAEEPILRCEGEATCWRHGGYGYRLRRRIEAPIGGATIRIRDRVEIIGPDPAAVLALYHFNLGYPAVRNGTQVLLDGNRVVGPLSPPESKPQTPTLHRASAGWAVCHVVLAHRGAAIAFRWRTDTLPWLQLWRDLRPHRGVLSIEPCSIGRLPDGANEPSPPINAGEARSFAIDIAFASNPL; from the coding sequence ATGCTTCCGGCACCTTCAGTCCTTCGCAGCCTCGTCGGCGATCTCAAACAGGTCGCCAGTTTGCGCCGCGTTACGCTCATGGACGGGCCCGAAGCCGGGGTCGAGGCGCTCGTCTTTTCCACCGGAGGCGGACTGGACTTCTGGGTGGTGCCGGGCCGCATGCTCGATATTGCCGCGCTTTCGTGGCACGGCAGCCAGATCGCTTGGCAGAGCCCGGCGGGGATGCGGCCCGTGGATGTGTCGGGGGGCGATCAGCGCGTGTTCGAGCATGGCTTCGGAGGCTTTCTCAACACCTGCGGCTTCGATCATATCCGCCAGCCGGTTGACGGGTTGCCGCTCCACGGTTCGGCGCCATTCACCCCGGCCCGGCTGTTGAGTTTCGGCGAGAACTGGGATGCGGAGGAGCCTATCCTCCGTTGCGAGGGCGAGGCGACATGTTGGCGCCATGGTGGTTACGGATATCGGCTGCGCCGGCGGATTGAGGCTCCGATCGGGGGAGCGACAATCCGCATCCGCGATCGTGTCGAGATCATCGGTCCCGACCCTGCCGCGGTGCTCGCGCTTTATCATTTCAATCTCGGCTATCCCGCGGTACGCAACGGCACCCAGGTGCTTCTGGACGGGAACCGTGTCGTCGGTCCGCTCTCGCCGCCGGAGTCAAAGCCCCAGACCCCAACGCTTCATCGCGCGTCTGCTGGATGGGCCGTTTGTCACGTCGTCTTGGCCCACCGCGGAGCTGCGATCGCCTTTCGCTGGCGCACTGACACACTGCCATGGCTCCAGCTTTGGCGGGATCTACGACCACATCGCGGCGTGTTGTCCATCGAGCCCTGCAGCATCGGCCGCCTTCCCGACGGCGCCAACGAGCCGTCGCCGCCAATCAATGCCGGCGAAGCCCGTTCATTCGCAATCGACATCGCGTTCGCTTCGAACCCGTTGTAA
- a CDS encoding sulfatase has protein sequence MRAVFVLFDSLNRTALGCYDGKQIATPNFDRFARRAVTFDKHYVGSLPCMPARRDIHTGRLNFMHRSWGPLEPFDNSMPEILKSAGVYTHLISDHFHYFEDGGATYHSRYSTWEFVRGQEYDPWIALVEPPIERFKEMYSDRHYNVPTEPKRRQHQINREKIRLEEEYPGPQCFQRAFRFLDDNRGADNWMLHLECFDPHEPFHAPDRYKDAYRTSYNGPILDWPKYAPVRESELEIAEIRANYAALVAMCDAYFGKLLDYFDGHDLWSDTCLILTTDHGFLLSEHDWWGKNLTPYYEEISHLPLIVHHPHFASRAGTRVGELTQTTDLMPTMLDIFGKPCPPEVTGRSLLPILDGGQGPEAVIFGMFGGPIGATDGEYSYFRYPQDLFDEQLGEYTLMPTHMTGFFNHNELRTASLAGPFDFTKGQKLLRYDALNEARRPPGLDGTKFGAFESATYHNASDPNQLRPIQNPAVEARLRDAIVRILGEHDAPPEYFAWMSLDQFTSTSPMQGRK, from the coding sequence ATGCGCGCAGTCTTCGTGCTTTTCGATTCACTGAACCGCACCGCGCTCGGGTGCTATGATGGAAAGCAGATAGCCACGCCGAATTTCGACCGTTTTGCGCGGCGTGCGGTTACATTCGACAAGCATTATGTCGGATCGCTGCCCTGCATGCCGGCCAGGCGCGACATCCACACCGGCCGCCTGAACTTCATGCACCGGTCGTGGGGGCCGTTGGAGCCGTTCGACAATTCGATGCCGGAGATACTGAAGTCGGCCGGTGTTTATACCCATCTCATCTCCGACCACTTCCATTATTTCGAGGATGGCGGCGCGACCTATCACAGCCGCTACAGCACCTGGGAATTTGTTCGCGGGCAGGAATACGATCCCTGGATTGCACTGGTGGAACCGCCGATCGAGCGCTTCAAAGAGATGTATTCTGACCGGCACTACAACGTCCCGACCGAACCGAAGCGTCGGCAGCATCAGATCAACCGGGAAAAGATCAGGTTGGAGGAGGAGTATCCAGGACCTCAGTGCTTCCAGCGGGCGTTCAGATTCCTCGACGACAACCGGGGCGCCGACAACTGGATGCTTCATCTGGAGTGCTTCGATCCGCACGAGCCGTTTCATGCGCCGGACAGGTACAAGGACGCCTACCGGACATCCTACAACGGGCCGATCCTCGACTGGCCGAAATACGCGCCAGTTCGCGAGAGTGAACTGGAGATTGCCGAGATCCGTGCCAACTATGCCGCCTTGGTGGCGATGTGCGATGCGTATTTCGGCAAGCTTCTGGACTACTTCGACGGGCATGACCTGTGGTCGGACACCTGCCTGATCCTGACCACCGACCACGGTTTCCTGCTCAGCGAGCACGATTGGTGGGGCAAGAACCTGACACCCTACTACGAGGAGATTTCGCATCTCCCGCTGATCGTCCATCACCCGCACTTCGCCAGTCGGGCGGGCACTCGGGTCGGCGAGCTCACGCAGACAACGGACTTGATGCCGACAATGCTCGACATCTTCGGCAAGCCGTGCCCGCCGGAAGTGACTGGCCGTTCATTGTTGCCAATCTTGGATGGAGGGCAGGGGCCGGAAGCGGTCATTTTCGGCATGTTCGGCGGGCCGATCGGCGCAACGGATGGCGAATACAGCTATTTCCGTTATCCCCAGGACCTGTTCGACGAGCAGTTGGGCGAGTACACGCTGATGCCGACCCACATGACCGGCTTCTTCAATCACAACGAGCTCAGGACGGCCTCGCTTGCCGGACCGTTCGATTTTACCAAGGGGCAGAAGCTGCTTCGCTACGACGCTCTCAACGAGGCCCGACGCCCCCCGGGATTGGACGGAACGAAGTTCGGAGCCTTCGAGTCCGCAACCTATCACAATGCGAGCGACCCCAACCAGTTGAGGCCCATACAGAACCCGGCCGTCGAGGCCCGGCTCAGGGACGCGATCGTCCGCATCCTTGGAGAGCATGACGCGCCGCCGGAATATTTCGCCTGGATGTCGCTCGATCAGTTCACCTCAACCTCACCAATGCAAGGGAGGAAATGA
- a CDS encoding carbohydrate ABC transporter permease, giving the protein MNRSRVGGLLANSVVWGYALMILGPTLWVLSNAFKFKIDIITGATLSPFTWMNFQELLFSRQSDFLANLFNSALIGVVSTAIVIIAATMAAFTLAYLEVKPWVRWAILGWALLFHMLPTLTFVGSWYLMYSSIGLHGTYFAVIMTHAVHNLPMALFLMVSFVGALPRELIQAARMDGCTYAQVFWRIVFPLVRGGMIAATALTFIFSWSDFAISLTLTSRDTMTVPVAIATFAQEYDIRYGEMAAGTLLSIMPALLLILVGQNFIVRGLLAGAVK; this is encoded by the coding sequence ATGAACCGGAGCCGTGTCGGAGGTCTGCTCGCCAATTCGGTCGTCTGGGGCTATGCCCTGATGATACTGGGGCCGACATTGTGGGTGCTTTCCAACGCTTTCAAGTTCAAGATCGACATCATTACGGGCGCCACCCTGTCGCCTTTTACCTGGATGAACTTCCAGGAACTGCTTTTCTCCCGCCAGTCGGATTTCCTGGCGAATCTGTTCAACAGCGCGCTGATCGGCGTCGTGTCGACAGCCATTGTGATCATCGCCGCCACGATGGCGGCGTTTACCCTTGCCTACCTGGAGGTGAAACCGTGGGTCCGTTGGGCGATACTTGGGTGGGCGCTTCTGTTCCACATGCTGCCGACGCTGACCTTTGTCGGATCGTGGTACCTGATGTACTCTTCGATAGGGCTGCACGGCACCTATTTCGCTGTCATCATGACGCATGCCGTGCACAACCTACCGATGGCGCTGTTCCTCATGGTCAGCTTTGTCGGCGCGTTGCCGCGCGAGCTCATCCAGGCAGCGCGGATGGACGGCTGTACCTATGCCCAGGTGTTCTGGCGCATCGTCTTTCCGCTCGTGCGCGGCGGCATGATCGCGGCTACCGCGCTCACCTTCATCTTCTCATGGAGCGACTTCGCCATCTCGCTCACTTTGACGTCGCGCGACACGATGACTGTTCCGGTGGCGATTGCCACCTTCGCCCAGGAATACGACATACGCTACGGCGAGATGGCGGCCGGAACGCTTTTGTCGATCATGCCCGCGCTGCTTCTCATATTGGTCGGGCAGAACTTCATCGTGCGCGGCCTGCTTGCGGGAGCGGTGAAATGA
- a CDS encoding sugar ABC transporter permease — protein sequence MAPAGLDEKARRNRRWVVVSLLPVAAFFIVLTAFPVVNLLGLSFFHVEWQDGAARFDFVGMENFRRLFSQETVFWAGVRNNIVFAVVAVSGQMILGFSMALAVKTAGSYGRALLTGIFLLPIVVPPIVIGTMWRLIMGREFGLANTLLGFFGLGPVDWLGDPDLALASVIFVDIWHWTPFVFLLMLAGLESLDGEVLEAARIDTVSRWQQIRHVIMPMMLPTIAITLLFRVILSFKVFDEVYLLTSGGPGTATEVVNFSIYRTFFRQDQVGYGAAMSVVTLFSISLIIILARAFVQRRASRREAAT from the coding sequence ATGGCCCCTGCAGGACTCGACGAGAAGGCCCGGCGTAACCGGCGATGGGTGGTCGTTTCCCTCTTGCCTGTCGCCGCGTTCTTCATCGTGCTCACGGCGTTCCCTGTCGTCAATCTGCTCGGCCTGAGCTTTTTTCACGTCGAATGGCAAGACGGCGCGGCGCGATTCGATTTCGTAGGCATGGAGAACTTCCGACGGCTATTTTCGCAGGAGACTGTCTTCTGGGCCGGCGTGCGAAACAATATCGTTTTCGCGGTCGTAGCAGTCAGCGGCCAGATGATCCTCGGCTTTTCGATGGCTCTGGCGGTGAAAACCGCCGGTTCCTATGGCCGCGCATTGCTGACGGGCATCTTCCTCCTGCCGATCGTGGTGCCGCCGATCGTGATCGGAACGATGTGGCGGCTGATCATGGGTCGCGAGTTCGGACTGGCGAACACGCTGCTGGGTTTCTTTGGCCTCGGCCCGGTGGACTGGCTGGGCGATCCGGACCTTGCGCTGGCATCGGTCATTTTCGTCGATATCTGGCACTGGACGCCTTTCGTCTTCCTGCTGATGCTGGCCGGTCTCGAATCCCTCGACGGGGAGGTGCTGGAAGCGGCGCGCATCGACACCGTGAGCCGCTGGCAGCAGATCCGCCATGTCATTATGCCGATGATGCTGCCGACCATCGCCATCACGCTGCTCTTTCGCGTCATCCTCTCGTTCAAAGTCTTCGACGAGGTCTACCTCCTGACGTCCGGGGGCCCCGGAACCGCGACGGAAGTCGTGAACTTCTCGATATACAGAACATTCTTCCGGCAGGACCAGGTCGGCTACGGTGCCGCGATGTCGGTCGTGACGCTGTTTTCCATCAGCCTCATCATTATTCTCGCCCGCGCCTTCGTGCAGCGGCGGGCGTCGAGACGGGAGGCCGCGACATGA
- a CDS encoding extracellular solute-binding protein — MYAATRIKNRQRVCRTLVAALLMSAGAGAASAQDQPTISMAINQSPWLDSFVAMVDQYEEETGNRVELDVTPFGGLLEKIRNSVRASQGSYDIVNVNSLWLSEIYSGGFLAPLGEIEANYQLPEGVLSYGNTTNWDASAATFSSDGALMGVPVNGNVQVLYYNTEIYEQFGLKPPKTWDDLFANAKAIQEGGEYYGFVPRAARDSIVYNFTPYLFSHDAAFFRITGPDQAEVTLNSPEGLKALETYVKIATEAGPPGPGNIAQGELIQLMATGKGAQAIAVIAAWGQLEDPNASRVVGKINAALLPAGPDGMIASSAGHWVAGIPKNVAPEKQKAALAFLDWFAQKERQVDYVRAGGVPVRGDITGADLGDEAAFRFIEAYSQNARHAVMGLPFASAAEASDAMALSFNRAVIGELTQVQALNQAAADLAGVLERAGFTVSKLPDL; from the coding sequence ATGTATGCCGCAACGAGAATCAAGAACCGGCAGCGCGTATGCCGTACTCTGGTGGCCGCGCTTTTGATGTCGGCCGGGGCAGGTGCTGCCTCGGCCCAGGACCAGCCGACGATTTCAATGGCAATCAACCAGTCGCCCTGGCTAGACTCATTCGTTGCAATGGTCGATCAATACGAGGAGGAAACCGGCAACCGGGTGGAACTCGACGTTACGCCGTTCGGCGGGCTACTCGAGAAGATACGCAACTCGGTGCGGGCCTCGCAGGGTTCATACGACATCGTGAACGTAAATTCGCTTTGGCTTTCCGAAATTTATTCCGGAGGCTTCCTGGCGCCACTTGGCGAGATCGAGGCGAACTATCAGCTGCCGGAAGGCGTGCTTTCATATGGCAACACCACCAACTGGGACGCTTCGGCCGCCACCTTCTCATCTGATGGTGCGCTCATGGGCGTTCCGGTTAACGGCAATGTCCAGGTGCTCTATTACAATACCGAGATCTATGAGCAGTTTGGTCTCAAGCCACCGAAGACCTGGGACGACCTTTTCGCAAACGCTAAGGCCATCCAGGAGGGCGGGGAGTATTACGGATTCGTGCCGCGGGCGGCGCGCGATTCAATCGTGTACAATTTCACGCCCTATCTGTTCAGCCATGATGCCGCGTTCTTCCGCATCACCGGCCCCGACCAGGCGGAGGTCACGCTCAACAGCCCGGAAGGGCTGAAGGCGCTCGAGACATACGTCAAAATCGCGACCGAGGCCGGCCCTCCCGGACCCGGCAACATCGCGCAAGGTGAACTGATCCAGTTGATGGCGACCGGCAAGGGCGCGCAGGCGATCGCGGTTATTGCCGCCTGGGGACAACTCGAAGACCCCAACGCCTCGCGCGTCGTCGGCAAAATCAATGCGGCGCTGCTTCCTGCCGGACCGGACGGCATGATTGCGTCGAGCGCGGGCCACTGGGTCGCCGGCATTCCGAAGAATGTCGCCCCGGAAAAGCAGAAGGCGGCGCTCGCCTTCCTCGACTGGTTTGCCCAGAAGGAACGGCAGGTCGACTATGTCCGCGCCGGCGGCGTCCCGGTCCGCGGCGACATCACGGGTGCCGATCTCGGCGACGAAGCCGCCTTCCGCTTCATCGAGGCCTATTCCCAGAATGCGCGACATGCGGTGATGGGGCTGCCCTTCGCCAGCGCCGCCGAAGCGTCCGACGCCATGGCGCTGAGCTTCAACCGTGCGGTCATTGGGGAACTCACGCAAGTGCAGGCGCTAAACCAGGCAGCCGCCGATCTGGCAGGCGTTCTGGAGCGGGCCGGCTTCACGGTCTCGAAGCTGCCGGACCTGTGA